The following proteins are co-located in the Canis aureus isolate CA01 chromosome X, VMU_Caureus_v.1.0, whole genome shotgun sequence genome:
- the DUSP9 gene encoding dual specificity protein phosphatase 9 has product MEGLGRSCLWLRRELSPPRPRLLLLDCRSRELYESARIGGALSVALPALLLRRLRRGSLSVRALLPGPPLQPPPPAPVLLYDQGGGRPRRGEAEAEEWEADSVLGTLLQKLREEGYLAYYLQGGFSRFQAECPHLCETSLSGRGGTSTAPVPSPVVGLGGLCLGSDCSDAESEPDRDSLSCGLDSEGATPPPAGLLPSFPVQILPNLYLGSARDSANVESLAKLGIRYILNVTPNLPNLFEKNGDFHYKQIPISDHWSQNLSQFFPEAIAFIDEALSQNCGVLVHCLAGVSRSVTVTVAYLMQKRHLSLNDAYDLVKRKKSNISPNFNFMGQLLDFERSLRLEERRARERSSGGQESAASDPPSFFTTPTSDGVFELDPT; this is encoded by the exons ATGGAGGGGCTGGGCCGCTCGTGCCTGTGGCTGCGTCGGGAGCTGTCGCCCCCGCGGCCGCGGCTGCTGCTCCTCGACTGCCGGAGCCGCGAGCTGTACGAGTCGGCGCGCATCGGCGGGGCGCTGAGCGTGGCCCTGCCCGCGCTGCTGCTGCGCCGCCTGCGGCGGGGGAGCCTGTCGGTCCGCGCGCTCCTGCCCGGGCCGCCGCTgcagccgcccccgcccgccccggtgCTGCTGTACGACCAGGGCGGCGGCCGGCCCCGGCGCggggaggccgaggccgaggAGTGGGAGGCCGACTCGGTGCTGGGCACCCTGCTCCAGAAGCTGCGGGAGGAAGGCTACCTGGCGTACTACCTGCAGG GTGGCTTCAGCAGATTCCAGGCCGAATGCCCCCACCTGTGTGAGACCAGCCTCAGCGGCCGCGGCGGCACAAGCACAGCCCCGGTGCCCAGCCCGGTGGTGGGGCTGGGCGGCCTGTGCCTGGGCTCCGACTGCTCTGACGCCGAATCCGAGCCTGACCGCGACTCGCTGAGCTGTGGCCTGGATTCCGAGGGtgccaccccgccccccgcggggctGCTGCCATCCTTCCCCGTCCAGATCCTGCCCAACCTCTACCTGGGCAGCGCCCGGGATTCAGCCAACGTGGAGAGCTTGGCTAAGCTGGGCATCCGCTACATCCTCAACGTGACCCCCAACCTGCCCAACCTCTTCGAGAAGAACGGCGACTTCCACTACAAGCAGATCCCCATCTCAGACCACTGGAGCCAGAATTTGTCCCAGTTCTTTCCTGAGGCCATCGCCTTCATTG acGAGGCCTTATCCCAGAACTGCGGGGTGCTCGTGCACTGCCTGGCAGGCGTCAGCCGCTCTGTCACCGTCACCGTGGCCTACCTCATGCAGAAGCGCCACCTGTCACTCAACGATGCCTACGACCTGGTCAAGCGGAAGAAGTCTAACATCTCCCCCAACTTCAACTTCATGGGGCAGCTCCTGGACTTCGAGCGCAGTCTGCGGCTGGAGGAAAGGCGCGCCCGGGAGCGCAGCAGCGGGGGGCAGGAGTCCGCTGCCTCCGACCCGCCCTCCTTCTTCACCACCCCCACCAGCGATGGTGTCTTCGAGCTGGACCCCACATAG
- the PNCK gene encoding calcium/calmodulin-dependent protein kinase type 1B isoform X2, which produces MLLLKKQTEDISSVYEIREKLGSGAFSEVVLAQERGSSHLVALKCIPKKALRGKEALVENEIAVLRRVSHPNIVALEDVHESPSHLYLAMELVTGGELFDRIMERGSYTEKDASHLVGQVLGAVSYLHSLGIVHRDLKPENLLYATPFEDSKIMVSDFGLSKIQAGNMLGTACGTPGYVAPELLEQKPYGKAVDVWALGVISYIFQILRASYEFDSPFWDDISESAKDFIRHLLERDPQKRFTCQQALQHLWISGDAALDKDILGSVSEQIQKNFARTHWKRAFNATSFLRHIRKLGQSPEGEEASERRMTRHSHPGLQSCQPPKW; this is translated from the exons ATGCTGCTGCTCAAGAAGCAGACGGAAGACATCAGCAGCGTCTACGAGATCCGGGAGAAGCTCGGCTC GGGCGCCTTCTCGGAGGTGGTGCTGGCCCAGGAGCGCGGCTCCTCACACCTTGTGGCCCTCAAGTGCATCCCCAAGAAGGCCCTGCGAGGCAAGGAGGCCCTGGTGGAGAACGAGATCGCGGTGCTCCGCAG GGTCAGCCACCCCAACATCGTGGCCCTGGAGGACGTCCACGAGAGCCCTTCCCACCTGTACCTGGCCATGGAGCt GGTGACAGGGGGCGAGCTGTTCGACCGCATCATGGAGCGTGGCTCCTACACAGAGAAGGACGCCAGCCACCTAGTGGGCCAGGTCCTCGGGGCCGTCTCCTACCTGCACAGCTTGGGTATCGTGCACCGGGACCTCAAG CCTGAGAACCTCCTCTATGCCACGCCCTTtgaggactccaagatcatggtCTCCGACTTCGGCCTCTCCAAGATCCAGGCTGGCAACATGCTGGGCACCGCCTGTGGGACCCCAGGATATGTGG CCCCGGAGCTCTTGGAGCAGAAACCCTACGGGAAGGCCGTGGATGTGTGGGCCCTGGGTGTCATCTCCTACATCTT CCAGATCCTGAGGGCCAGCTACGAGTTTGACTCTCCCTTTTGGGATGACATCTCAGAATCAG CCAAAGACTTCATCCGGCACCTTCTGGAGCGAGACCCCCAGAAGAGGTTCACCTGCCAGCAGGCCTTACAGCATCTTTG GATCTCTGGGGACGCGGCCTTGGACAAGGACATCCTGGGCTCTGTCAGTGAGCAGATCCAGAAGAATTTTGCCCGGACCCACTGGAAG AGAGCGTTCAATGCCACCTCCTTCCTGCGCCACATCCGCAAGCTGGGCCAGAGCCCGGAGGGTGAGGAGGCCTCTGAGCGGAGGATGACCCGCCACAGCCACCCCGGCCTCCAGTCCTGCCAGCCCCCCAAGTGGTGA
- the PNCK gene encoding calcium/calmodulin-dependent protein kinase type 1B isoform X1 produces MLLLKKQTEDISSVYEIREKLGSGAFSEVVLAQERGSSHLVALKCIPKKALRGKEALVENEIAVLRRVSHPNIVALEDVHESPSHLYLAMELVTGGELFDRIMERGSYTEKDASHLVGQVLGAVSYLHSLGIVHRDLKPENLLYATPFEDSKIMVSDFGLSKIQAGNMLGTACGTPGYVAPELLEQKPYGKAVDVWALGVISYILLCGYPPFYDESDPELFSQILRASYEFDSPFWDDISESAKDFIRHLLERDPQKRFTCQQALQHLWISGDAALDKDILGSVSEQIQKNFARTHWKRAFNATSFLRHIRKLGQSPEGEEASERRMTRHSHPGLQSCQPPKW; encoded by the exons ATGCTGCTGCTCAAGAAGCAGACGGAAGACATCAGCAGCGTCTACGAGATCCGGGAGAAGCTCGGCTC GGGCGCCTTCTCGGAGGTGGTGCTGGCCCAGGAGCGCGGCTCCTCACACCTTGTGGCCCTCAAGTGCATCCCCAAGAAGGCCCTGCGAGGCAAGGAGGCCCTGGTGGAGAACGAGATCGCGGTGCTCCGCAG GGTCAGCCACCCCAACATCGTGGCCCTGGAGGACGTCCACGAGAGCCCTTCCCACCTGTACCTGGCCATGGAGCt GGTGACAGGGGGCGAGCTGTTCGACCGCATCATGGAGCGTGGCTCCTACACAGAGAAGGACGCCAGCCACCTAGTGGGCCAGGTCCTCGGGGCCGTCTCCTACCTGCACAGCTTGGGTATCGTGCACCGGGACCTCAAG CCTGAGAACCTCCTCTATGCCACGCCCTTtgaggactccaagatcatggtCTCCGACTTCGGCCTCTCCAAGATCCAGGCTGGCAACATGCTGGGCACCGCCTGTGGGACCCCAGGATATGTGG CCCCGGAGCTCTTGGAGCAGAAACCCTACGGGAAGGCCGTGGATGTGTGGGCCCTGGGTGTCATCTCCTACATCTT gctctgtggGTACCCCCCTTTCTACGACGAGAGCGATCCTGAACTCTTCAGCCAGATCCTGAGGGCCAGCTACGAGTTTGACTCTCCCTTTTGGGATGACATCTCAGAATCAG CCAAAGACTTCATCCGGCACCTTCTGGAGCGAGACCCCCAGAAGAGGTTCACCTGCCAGCAGGCCTTACAGCATCTTTG GATCTCTGGGGACGCGGCCTTGGACAAGGACATCCTGGGCTCTGTCAGTGAGCAGATCCAGAAGAATTTTGCCCGGACCCACTGGAAG AGAGCGTTCAATGCCACCTCCTTCCTGCGCCACATCCGCAAGCTGGGCCAGAGCCCGGAGGGTGAGGAGGCCTCTGAGCGGAGGATGACCCGCCACAGCCACCCCGGCCTCCAGTCCTGCCAGCCCCCCAAGTGGTGA